The proteins below are encoded in one region of Scylla paramamosain isolate STU-SP2022 chromosome 8, ASM3559412v1, whole genome shotgun sequence:
- the LOC135102957 gene encoding transmembrane protein 64-like isoform X2, whose protein sequence is MRLLPNWCLKKTHSGRRDEGGDEGEVGGVGAEGVFQDETSCPESLRRLRSVFSSSRSTRTHVTNILVTVVGVAVVIVGAYFSRDYVRRVLLWVAGQQAWVVVLVFLALFTLVSMPLMWGYIVVNISAGYMFGTWRGLAVTVTTATAGVFVAHMLIRVCLREIVHRRVVTSRLLRALLSVLGGAQAFKVIAITRLTPIPFGLQNAVFAVSRVPTWLYLVATVLGLLPTQVLNCYLGTTVRSFDDVVSQSSSASATAWGVFAVQVLISVGLTMWVVRRARMELQKTVAAQMSEASSPSHTPTHSPSHQPVAATPPESPPEVITGHLEKVAVKGVRTHDWL, encoded by the exons atgcgtctCTTGCCAAACTGGTGCCTTAAGAAAACCCACTCagggagaagagatgaaggaggagatgaaggggaggtaggaggagtaggagcagaGGGAGTCTTCCAGGATGAAACCTCATGTCCTGAGTCTCTAAGGAGACTAAGGAGCGTGTTCTCATCCTCTAGGAGTACAAG gacCCACGTGACCAATATACTGGTGACCGTGGTGGGCGTGGCCGTGGTCATCGTCGGGGCCTACTTCTCCCGCGACTACGTGAGACGCGTGCTGCTGTGGGTGGCCGGCCAGCAAGcgtgggtggtggtgctggtgttccTGGCCCTCTTCACCCTCGTCTCtatg CCGCTGATGTGGGGATACATTGTGGTGAACATATCGGCGGGGTACATGTTCGGCACATGGAGGGGCCTGGCGGTGACGGTGACCACGGCGACGGCGGGCGTGTTCGTGGCCCACATGCTCATCCGCGTCTGCCTGAGGGAG ATCGTGCACCGGCGAGTGGTCACCTCCCGTCTCCTGAGGGCGCTGCTGTCTGTACTGGGGGGCGCTCAAGCCTTCAAGGTCATCGCGATCACCCGCCTCACACCCATTCCATTTGGCCTCCAGAATGCCGTATTCGCT GTGTCCCGGGTCCCCACGTGGCTGTACCTGGTGGCCACGGTGCTGGGGCTGCTGCCAACACAAGTGCTCAACTGCTACCTGGGCACCACCGTCAGGAGTTTCGACGACGTGGTGTCCCAGTCTTCCTCCGCCTCAGCCACGGCCTGGGGAGTGTTTGCTGTGCAG GTGCTAATCAGCGTGGGTCTCACCATGTGGGTGGTGCGGCGAGCCAGGATGGAGCTACAAAAGACAGTGGCGGCCCAGATGTCAGAGgcgtcctctccctcacacacacccacacactcaccctctcATCAACCAGTCGCCGCCACGCCCCCTGAGTCCCCTCCTGAAGTGATCACAGGCCACCTGGAAAAGGTTGCAG TGAAGGGAGTCAGGACGCACGACTGGCTGTGA
- the LOC135102957 gene encoding transmembrane protein 64-like isoform X1, with protein sequence MRLLPNWCLKKTHSGRRDEGGDEGEVGGVGAEGVFQDETSCPESLRRLRSVFSSSRSTRTHVTNILVTVVGVAVVIVGAYFSRDYVRRVLLWVAGQQAWVVVLVFLALFTLVSMPLMWGYIVVNISAGYMFGTWRGLAVTVTTATAGVFVAHMLIRVCLREIVHRRVVTSRLLRALLSVLGGAQAFKVIAITRLTPIPFGLQNAVFAVSRVPTWLYLVATVLGLLPTQVLNCYLGTTVRSFDDVVSQSSSASATAWGVFAVQVLISVGLTMWVVRRARMELQKTVAAQMSEASSPSHTPTHSPSHQPVAATPPESPPEVITGHLEKVAGVNYGYDGDGEGGIRADDELILADGVSPSTSPSPSTHSYSTSITYSYSTSTTTTTTTTTTTTTTSRRNSDDDILILLEHPA encoded by the exons atgcgtctCTTGCCAAACTGGTGCCTTAAGAAAACCCACTCagggagaagagatgaaggaggagatgaaggggaggtaggaggagtaggagcagaGGGAGTCTTCCAGGATGAAACCTCATGTCCTGAGTCTCTAAGGAGACTAAGGAGCGTGTTCTCATCCTCTAGGAGTACAAG gacCCACGTGACCAATATACTGGTGACCGTGGTGGGCGTGGCCGTGGTCATCGTCGGGGCCTACTTCTCCCGCGACTACGTGAGACGCGTGCTGCTGTGGGTGGCCGGCCAGCAAGcgtgggtggtggtgctggtgttccTGGCCCTCTTCACCCTCGTCTCtatg CCGCTGATGTGGGGATACATTGTGGTGAACATATCGGCGGGGTACATGTTCGGCACATGGAGGGGCCTGGCGGTGACGGTGACCACGGCGACGGCGGGCGTGTTCGTGGCCCACATGCTCATCCGCGTCTGCCTGAGGGAG ATCGTGCACCGGCGAGTGGTCACCTCCCGTCTCCTGAGGGCGCTGCTGTCTGTACTGGGGGGCGCTCAAGCCTTCAAGGTCATCGCGATCACCCGCCTCACACCCATTCCATTTGGCCTCCAGAATGCCGTATTCGCT GTGTCCCGGGTCCCCACGTGGCTGTACCTGGTGGCCACGGTGCTGGGGCTGCTGCCAACACAAGTGCTCAACTGCTACCTGGGCACCACCGTCAGGAGTTTCGACGACGTGGTGTCCCAGTCTTCCTCCGCCTCAGCCACGGCCTGGGGAGTGTTTGCTGTGCAG GTGCTAATCAGCGTGGGTCTCACCATGTGGGTGGTGCGGCGAGCCAGGATGGAGCTACAAAAGACAGTGGCGGCCCAGATGTCAGAGgcgtcctctccctcacacacacccacacactcaccctctcATCAACCAGTCGCCGCCACGCCCCCTGAGTCCCCTCCTGAAGTGATCACAGGCCACCTGGAAAAGGTTGCAG GTGTAAATTATGGCTATGATGGCGACGGTGAGGGAGGTATTAGAGCGGACGATGAACTAATTCTGGCTGACGGTGTCTCTCCCAGCacctctcccagcccctccactcactcctactccacctccatcacctactcctactccacctccaccaccaccaccacaaccaccaccaccaccaccaccaccacctcccgcaGGAACTCGGACGACGACATTCTCATCCTTCTTGAGCACCCTGCGTGA